From Synoicihabitans lomoniglobus, the proteins below share one genomic window:
- a CDS encoding PEP-CTERM sorting domain-containing protein, protein MSSGDFGTLSGAGTVNWSASLSAVPEPSSYAAMAGAGVLGWVCCRRRRNTGQHGVPIAQTGIAESGSS, encoded by the coding sequence ATGTCATCCGGTGACTTCGGCACGCTCAGCGGGGCAGGCACCGTGAATTGGTCGGCCTCGCTCTCGGCCGTGCCGGAGCCGTCGAGCTACGCAGCGATGGCCGGAGCCGGAGTTCTGGGGTGGGTCTGCTGCCGTCGCCGCCGCAACACCGGGCAACACGGCGTTCCCATCGCGCAGACCGGAATCGCGGAGTCGGGCAGTTCCTAA